The genomic stretch GCAGGTGGAGTCCGCCGGGTCGAAGGGTGCGCTCTAACGCCCCCCTGTGGCCCTACAGTCTACCCGCAGAAGAAGAGGAACCGGCACAGCGTCCCGGGGCCGCAGTACATGACCGGGCGCTCGGGCCCCATGGAGAGGGCGCCGGTGAGGCGGAGCAACACCATGCCACCCAACCTGGGCAACGCTGGCATCCTGGGCAAAGTGCTGGTGGAGGAAAGGCCCTCTGGTAAGGACAGCCCTTACCCTGGGGCATCTAGAGTACTACAGCCCTTACCCTGGGGCATCTAGAGTACTACAGCCCTTATCCTGGGGCATCTAGAGTACTACAGCCCTTACCCTGGGGCATCTAGAGTACTACAGCCCTTACCCTGGGGCATCTAGAGTACTACAGCCCTTACCCTGGGGCATCTAGAGTATTACAGCCCTTACCCTGGGGTATCTAGAGTACTACAGCCCTTACCCTGGGGCATCTAGAGTACTACAGCCCTTACCCTGGGGCATATCCAGCTGTGCTTCTGTGATAGCTTGCTGATAATACGATGCCTGTTTTCCTCTTCCCAGGGCAAGCGGGTGATCCAGGTATGGTCCGCATCATATGCGGTCACCACAACTGGATCGCCGTGGCCTACGCCCAGTTTGTGGTCTGCTACAGGTGAGGAACCGGGCCGCCGCTCTGCTCTGCCGTCCCTGCGTTGGTAAAGACAGGGTGAGCTGCTCGTTGAGTCTGTCACTGCCGCAGTGCCTATCGGAGATTGCCCGGTGTGGTTGTGGTTTCTCCTTGCGTTGGTAAAGACAGGGTGAGCTGCTCGTTGAGTCAGGCATTGCCGCAGTGACAATCAGAGATTGCCCGGTGTGGTTGTGGTTTTGCCCTGCGTTGGTAAAGACAGGGTGAGCTGCTCGTTGAGTCTGTCACTGCGGCAGTGCCTATTGGAGATTGCCCGGTGTGGTTGTGGTTTTGGGCATGGTGCTCTGCCCAAAGCAGTGCTGTAGTGCAGGGGTGGGCAAGTTCAGTCCTGACTGGCGTGTGTATGCAGTTTTTCATTTCCACAAATtgccctggctaaatgagccgATTGGCTGTATATGCCAACTTGTAGAtaagatcacagtaaaatgtttcttaTCAGGACTCAGGAGACTCAGTTTTCGGCTGTCGTTCATGCGCTTATCAAGAagtgtagctaaaatgtcagacgGCGTAATCGTttgggctaattaagtaattaaggctaGAAACGGGTACAGCCTTCATTGGCCAACTCTGCTATAGAGACATTAAATAGTAGAGCAGGGTAATAATGATCGAAAAGActttctgacagacagacagacagacagacatacttcctgacatacagacagacagacagacagacagacacacttccTGATAGGCAGACATACttcctgactgacagacagacggacacacttcctgacagacaggcagacatacttcctgacatacagacagacagacagacagacagacagacttcctgacagacaggtagaccCATTTCCTGATatacagacagactgacagacagacacacttcctgacagacaggcagacccacttcctgacagacagacagactgacagacagacttcctgacagacagactcacttcctgacatacagacagactgacagacagacgcacttcctgacagacagacacacttcctgacagacagacagactgacagacggACAGACTCACTTCCTGAAatacagacagacggacagacacacttcctgacagacagacagattgacAGACAAACGGCCTGTCCTGCTGCATTGCTGCTGTAACATATCTGAGAGGACCgctgtccttctgtctgtcccGGTTGCCAGGGTGAAGGAGTCCTCGGGCTGGCAGCAGGTCTTCACCAGCCCGCGGCTGGACTGGGTGATCGACAGGGTGGCGCTCAACGCCAAGGTGATGGGGGGCTCCCTGGGGGACAACGACAAGATGGTGGCGGTGGCCTCGGGCACGGAGATCATCCTGTGGGCCATCTGCCCCGACGGCAACGGCAGCGAAATCGGTGAGTGCGACCGGTGAAGGTCCCGCATATCAAGCGTAGCATCGGCAGCTAGCATCATACGCTAAATTTAATGCTTATCATCCAGCGTAAGGTCAGCTGAATGCATCGACAGCTAGCGTCGTACGCTAAATTTAATGCTTATCATCCAGCGTAAGGTCAGCTGAATGCATCGACAGCTAGCGTCGTACGCTAAATTTAATGCTTATCATCCAGCGTAAGGTCAGCTGAATGCATCGACAGCTAGCGTCGTACGCTAAATTTAATGCTTATCGACCAGCGTAAGGTCAGCTGAATGCATCGACAGCTAGCGTCGTACGCTAAATTTAATGCTTATCGACCAGCGTAAGGTCAGCTGAATGCATCGACAGCTAGCGTCGTGAGCTAAATTTAATGCTTATCGACCAGTCTTTGAGTAAATATGGAATATTCATTATTTGTAATGtgaaactttttaaatgatatatatttACTGAGGACGGTTAAGAGGGTAAAATTGGTAAATTTCAAGAATTACGATTGTGGTTGGAAGTAAAAAGGCATCGATGGGGgaccccaggaccagggttgggaaccCCTATATCGGCGAGGAGGTGGAAGCTAGTTTATTCTGCTGTGTGCTTCTTTGAGTGACACCATTGTGGTTCCCAGGCGTCTTCAGTCTGAACGTCCCTGTAGAAGCTCTCTTCTTCGTCGGCAACCAGCTGATCGCCACCAGCCACACAGGAAAAGTGGGCGTGTGGAACGCTGTGACCAAACACTGGCAGGTGAGGCTGTCTTTACTGCAGCTCCCCTCGTGGCTAGGAAGACCGATAAATCAGTGACAGATTGCAGGGGGGTGGAGAATTTGACTGTTTCAGACACGTGGGAAAATGTATtgatgtgctgttttttgtggttttctttaGCTACGATATAGGCTAGTCAGTGATGGTAGAACGGGGCATcgtgaagcaaaaaaaaaaatggccagaaCTTTTATAAAGCTTTTACTGACTAAGTGATTGAACAAATTCTTGCGCTTTGCTGTGAAGAGAAAagtcttctgattggttcaaactAAAGGTGCACAATATGGAAATTCTGTGGCTAATATCAATAACCGACATTTGACTGTTGGTCATTAATCTTATGGGCCAATAGTGATTACTATTTAAGCTAATATTGGCCGATACCAATATGACTTCAATATTATTTGCATCTCTTGTTTAAGCAAATGATGGACAACTCCTTATAGCCCCTCCCATTACAGAGTTCATGAAGCCTTGCTCTCCCATCACTGGTTGACTGTTGAGAACCTTGGGAGGCTGTGTTCTGCCTGGATTAATGTCCTTATTtggacttcctgtttcctccctgCTGCCAGAACCAGGATGTGGTTCCCATTAACAGCTACGACACGGCCGGGTCCTTCCTGCTGCTCGGGTGCAATAACGGCTCCATATACTACATCGGTGAGTACCTGAGTGAAGGTGCTTCTCAGCTGGGCTCCTGCAGGGGCGGATGCtttactgcagtgtgtgctgatTGACCTCAGCTTCTGAGATTCATGAATTTAGTTCCCAGCCATCTTGGGTCTGTTGCCTTTTAAGTGCATGGGTTTTACAGCGGTGTGTGCTGATTGACCCCAGCTTCTGAGATTCATGAATCCAGTTCACAGCCATCTTGGTTCTGTTGCCTTTTAAATGGGTTTCACTGCAGTGTTTGCGCCTTCACTCCAGCTACCTTCACTTGTAAATCTAGTTGACCGACATCTTGGATGCCTTTCAGGTTTATATAATGTTGCAGGTGGTGCCGTTTCCTCATGTTCTTATCATACGTCTGCATTGCTTGTTCTATACCTTTTTAGGGCTTTCAAGTTATAAACACATATATACggtcaccggccactttattaagtACAcattgctagtaccgggttggcTTCTGCTTCTGTAGCCCATCTActtcaaggttcgacatgttgtgcgttcagagatgctcttctgtatacctcggttgtaaagagtggttatttgagttactgttgcctagggctgggcgatatggacaaaatcaaattttttgacaaaataccTCGATATCGATATTGTGATGATATTGTGGGGATGACTATTggtactttcacaaaattacacaatgagatttttgataaataatcatcagtaaTGCCTATGTAATAACTAAGTGGGTAAAGGCAAATAATAGAACAACTAGGACAGTCAggtaagttcagaaaattacatcactttactgtaatgctgcctttaaaaccaGGTGAAGACAACACTTACGCCATATCACGATGTACAAACTCCCAGACGATATGTAGTCTCATATCACGATATTGATATAATATGgatatattgcccagccctactgttgcctttctatcagctcgaaccaatCTGGGCTTTCTCCTcagacctctgccatcaacaaggcattttcgccgagagaactgccgctcactggatattttctctctttcggaccattctctgtaaaccctagagatggttgtgtgtgaaaatcccagtcgatcagcagtttctgaaatagtcaaaccagcccgtctggcaccaacacccatgccacgttcaaaatcacttaaatcacctttcttccccattctgatgcttggtttgaacttcagcagatcgtcttgaccatgtctacatgcctaaatgcattgagttactgccacgtgattggctgattagatatttgcgttaacgtgcagttgaacaggtgtacttaataaagtggccagtgagtatACATTTAGCATATGAACAATATTCCACCTCAGTGCTGAGGAACTTATTAAGGACCATAAAATTGGGTCAGGCCGCTAAGCACATAAAAGGCTTTCATGTCCTGACCTGAACCAGGGTGTATGTGAGGTTGTGCCTGCTGttgtcactgtgatgtcattctgCTCTGACCTTGTGATCACACCATGGCCACTCCCCTTGCCCCAGTGTCTGTACCATCCCACATTTCCTCTCTGGGTTCTTTAGCTGAGCAAGTAGCCCACTTGAATGTGGAACTGATGCATTTTAGACTTTGTTGCAGTGCTCATTCAACGGTTGAGACACCTAAAAGGTGGTCCTACATGAACAGAGTAGAGCTCGGGAACAGCATTACTGGTTTCCACAGCTCTGGGTTTACTCTGGGAACCCTCCAGCCGTTGTAAAGGAGTGGtccgtttttttccccagacgtACAGAAGTTCCCGTTGAGGATGAAGGACAATGACCTCCTGGTGACAGAGCTGTACCGAGACCCCTCTGAAGATGCCATCACTGCCCTCAGCGTCTACCTCACGCCCAAAACAAGTATGGATGCCCTGCTCTCGCTTTTTAGAGGCCCTACCCTCCCTCTTTAGGGACATTCTCAGGACTCTTCCCCTGAAAAGATTTAACGGTTTATCTTGTAACTATAAGTCTTATTGTACCACTTAGTGTACTGTGTGTTCATACAGAAACTGACATAATGAGAAATATCTCTTGCAAATCATACAGTTTTCCATGCAATCTCATACAAACCCCAGTGAAATGCTTTGCTGGTAAGATGGATGGGGGAAATGACATCAGATAGAACAGATCAGACTCTTTGATAGAGAAGGTagtgtgtgctcctgtgtgttccTGGTTGGGTTTGATTGATAGAGATCGTAGCGTGCGCTCCTGTGTGTTCCTGGTTGGGTTTTATAGAGAAGGTAgcgtgtgctcctgtgtgttccTGGTTGGGTTTGATAGAGAAGGTagtgtgtgctcctgtgtgttccTGGTTGGGTTTGATAGAGAAGGTAGTGTGCGCTCCTGTGCGTTCCTGGTTGGGTTTGATTGATAGAGTAGGTAgcgtgtgctcctgtgtgttccTGGTTGGGTTTGATAGAGAAGGGAGTGTGCGCTCCTGTGTGTTCCTGGTTGGGTTTTATAGAGAAGGTAgcgtgtgctcctgtgtgttccTGGTTGGGTTTGATAGAGAAGGTAGCGTGCGCTCCTGTGTGTTCCTGGTTGGGTTTGATAGAGAAGGTAgcgtgtgctcctgtgtgttccTGGTTGGGTTTGATAGAGAAGGTAgcgtgtgctcctgtgtgttccTGGTTGGGTTTGATTGATAGAGATCGTAGCGTGCGCTCCTGTGTGTTCCTGGTTGGGTTTGATAGAGAAGGTAGCGTGCGCTCCTGTGTGTTCCTGGTTGGGTTTGATTGATAGAGAAGGTAGCGTGCGCTCCTGTGTGTTCCTGGTTGGGTTTGATAGAGAAGGTAGCGTGCGCTCCTCTGTGTTCCTGGTTGGGTTTGATAGAGATCGTAGCGTGCGCTCCTGTGTGTTCCTGGTTGGGTTTTATAGAGAAGGTAGCGTGTGCTCCTGTGCGTTCCTGGTTGGGTTTTATAGAAAAGGTAGCGTGCGCTCCTGTGTGTTCCTGGTTGGGTTTGATAGAGAAGGTAGCGTGCGCTCCTGTGTGTTCCTGGTTGGGTTTGATAGAGAAGGTAGCGTGCGCTCCTCTGTGTTCCTGGTTGGGTTTGATAGAGATCGTAGCGTGCGCTCCTGTGTGTTCCTGGTTGGGTTTTATAGAGAAGGTagtgtgtgctcctgtgtgttccTGGTTGGGTTTGATTGATAGAGAAGGTAGCGTGCGCTCCTGTGTGTTCCTGGTTGGGTTTGATAGAGCAGGTAgcgtgtgctcctgtgtgttcctgtttggGTTTGATAGAGAAGGTAGCGTGCgctcctgtgtgtttctggttGGGTTTGATAGAGAAGGTAgcgtgtgctctgtgtgttcctGGTTGGGTTTGATAGAGAAGGTAGCGTGCGCTCCTGTGCGTTCCTGGTTGGGTTTGATAGAGAAGGTAGCGTGCGCTCCTGTGTGTTCCTGGTTGGGTTTGATAGAGAAGGGAGTGTGCGCTCCTGTGTGTTCCTGGTTGGGTTTGATTGATAGAGAAGGGAGTGTGCGCTCCTGTGTGTTCCTGGTTGGGTTTGATAGAGAAGGTAGCGTGCGCTCCTGTGTGTTCCTGGTTGGGTTTGATTGATAGAGAAGGTAGCGTGCGCTCCTGTGCGTTCCTGGTTGGGTTTGATCGGGGCTCGTTTGCTCAGGTGACAGTGGGAACTGGATCGAGATCGCCTACGGGACCAGCTCCGGCACCGTGCGGGTCATAGTCCAGCACCCCGAAACGGTGGGCTCCGGTCCGCAGCTCTTCCAGACCTTCTCTGTCCACCGCAGCCCCGTCACCAAGATCATGCTGTCTGAGAAACACCTCACCTCGGGTAGGCTGCTCAGCTCTGACCCTCTCTGAGTTGCTTTAGGCTCTGCTCTACATTGAAGGCTAGTGTGgatcccagtgtgtgtgtgtgtgtgtgtgtgtgtgtgtgtgtgtgtgtgtgtgtgtgtagtaatgcCAGTGTGGATcccagtgtgtgcgtgtgcatgtgtgtgtgtgtgtgtgtgtgcgtatgcgtgtgtctgtgtgtgtgtagtaatgcTAGTGTGGATcccagtgtgtgcgtgtgtgtgtagtaatgcTAGTGTATgtcccagtgtgtgtgcgtgtgtgtgtgtgtgtgtgtgtagtaatgcTAGtgtatgtccctgtgtgtgtgtgtgtgtgtgtgtgtgtgtgtgtgtgtgtagtaatgcTAGTTTTTGTCCCCAGTCTGTTTGCAGTAATGCTAGTTTTTGTCCCCAGTCTGTTTGCAGTAATGCTAGTTTTTGTCCCCAGTCTGTTTGCAGTAATGCTAGTTTTTGACCCCAGTCTGTTTGCAGTAATGCTAGTTTTTGTCCCCAGTCTGTTTGCAGTAATGCTAGTTTTTGTCCCCAGTCTGTTTGCAGTAATGCTAGTTTTTGTCCCCAGTCTGTGTGCAGTAATGCTAGTTTTTGTCCCCAGTCTGTGTGCAGTAATGCTAGTTTTTGTCCCCAGTCTGTGCGGACAACAACCATGTGCGCACCTGGACTGTGACTCGCTTCCGGGGCATGATCTCCACGCAGCCCGGCTCCACCCCGCTCAACTCCTTCAAAATCCTGTCCCTGGAGGACATAGATGGGCACGGGGGATGCAGCGCGGGAACGGAGATCGGTGAGTCAGACCCTGGAGTGAATCTGTGAGTCCTCTGCGTGAATCAGTCTGTGTACTGGGCCCTCTGAGTGAATCAGACTCTGAGTCTATGTACCTGGTCCTCTGAGTGAATCAGACTCTGAGCCTGTGTACCGGGTCCTCTGAGTGAATCAGACTCTGAGCCTGTGtatcgggttagggttagattctGAATCTGAGTCGGGGCCCTGTACCCTACTGCCTTTAGCTCaaatactgctgctgctgctgctgctgatgatgatgaatatgaTTGGACATGCCCAATGGGGAGAAATGGGGAAGAGTGATAATAATTATTGAATGGCCTCTCTCCACTCCAGGACCATACGGTGAGAGGGACGACCAGCAGGTGTTCATCCAGAGAGTGGTCCCAGACACAGACAAGGTCTACGTACGCCTCTCCTCCAATGGGAAAAGGTAGGCGGGCTCTATTCAGCAtgcattgtatttatatatggaGTTTGTTCCTctgatttaattgaaatgagagcatttacatttaagttgttgtgtgaatatttttatcttgaaaTTCTACCACATCATATACATCCATACTGAAATGGTTTGAAATTCCTCCGTCCGAATGCTAATCCTCCTTAATGCCGGTAAATCGTTGAATCTCTGAAGTTATAAATGTAGTTAATACCTTATAGCTGAGCTCAGCAGTTGGCGTTTAAGCGTTTTTTCCTCCTGGCGCCCCCTTTGGCAGGCTGTGTGAAGTGCGCTCTGTGGACGGCACCTCCATCACGGCGTTCGTGGTGCACGAGTGCGAGGGCTCCAGTCGAATCGGCTCCCGGCCGCGCCGCTACCTCTTCACGGGACACGGCAACGGCAGCATCCAGATGTGGGACCTCACCACCGCCATGGAAATTGCCGGAAAAGTGGACGCAGGTGGGACGGAAAACCGCGTTTTGGCAGAATCGACTGCCTGCCTGGATTGGTTGGATTAATGTTACTGCACTGTTCAAGTTGTGGGTGTCTGTCGTTTGCAGTGCATCAGCTATGGTAAacattaatgattttttaatgtgataaagattttttttaaatcagcaaaaTATCTCATTACCTGTATACTTTCAAAAACTGGAAAAGGAACTTAGTCATAAGAATAATGGGGAAAAATCCAAACGATTTGTGGTGAAAAATCAGGCCCAGAATGATAAGTTTCCGTGCAAATGATTATATTACTCTGACCAAGCGgtatttttttaacaagctATACAACCTGAAGGCAGTCTGAATTGGAGAGACCTTATCTAATGAGGGAGGTGTCCTTGCTGTAAGACCTCCTGTCCACTGGCTGGTGCTGAAGTGCTGTGTTTGTCCCCCTGCAGCTGTGGGCGGGCCCACGGAGGAAGAGCTGCTGGAGCTCCTGGACCAGTGTGACCTGGCGCTGACCCGCACCCCTGACATGAGTCCCGCCGCCTCCTTCACCCACTCCAGCACCCCCGGCAACTCCATGTGCAGGTACCCCTCCCCCGAACCCCAAAAACCACGCACCCTCAGGTCCAGAGCTCACTCCTCATTGGTTACACACCTTCGCTCTCCAACGGTCTGGTCAAGTGGTCAGGATAGGGCTACTcagtggctcatcctgttaaggctctgtttcagtgtgtggatgagccccatgttCTGGCATCTGGTAatgcactgttccagtgtgtggatgggtcccatagTCTGGTATCCGTTACTGCTCTGTTCCAgcgtgtggatgggccccagggtctggtatctgttaaggctctgttccagtgtgtggatgggccccaaggtctggtatctgttaaggctctattccagtgtgtggatgggtcccaaagtctggtatctgttactgctctgttccagtgtgtggatgggccccatggtctggtatctgttaaggctctgttccattttgtggatgggccccatggcctgttatctgttaaggctctgttccagtgtgtggatgggccccatggtctggtctGTGTAAAATTGTGGttgaggaggaataatggtctggggctgttttgcaTGGTTTGTGCTgggcccttagttccagtgaagtcAAATACCAATACCATCACATTTTAGATGATTCTGttcttccaactttgtggcaacagtttggggaaagcccTTTACTTTTTGCACAAAACCATAAAGAAAGGGTTTGccgagtttggtggggaagaaatTGACTAGCCTGCTCAGAGCCCCGACCTCTACCCCATTAGACACTTTTATGATCAGTTGGAAGGCTAattgcaagccaggcctaattgcccaatcaatGTCCGAACTCACTTCCCAGAACAGTGAAGGGTGTTATAACCACAAAAGGGCGACCAACTCCTATATTAATGATACTATTCACTGAGGTTTTTAAATCGCTATAAgcacattatattatattcccATGATACTCCATGCCATCAGATATAGCCAGTTCTCTTTAATTAGGCGAATAAtaacat from Anguilla anguilla isolate fAngAng1 chromosome 12, fAngAng1.pri, whole genome shotgun sequence encodes the following:
- the shkbp1 gene encoding SH3KBP1-binding protein 1, with product MANVARTGEIIHLNVGGKRFSTSRQTLTWVPDSFFSSLLSGRISTLKDETGAIFIDRDPTLFTPILNFLRTKELHPRSVNVHLLMHEAEFYGIAPLVRKLQLCDELDRSSCGSVLFNGYLPPPVYPQKKRNRHSVPGPQYMTGRSGPMERAPVRRSNTMPPNLGNAGILGKVLVEERPSGQAGDPGMVRIICGHHNWIAVAYAQFVVCYRVKESSGWQQVFTSPRLDWVIDRVALNAKVMGGSLGDNDKMVAVASGTEIILWAICPDGNGSEIGVFSLNVPVEALFFVGNQLIATSHTGKVGVWNAVTKHWQNQDVVPINSYDTAGSFLLLGCNNGSIYYIDVQKFPLRMKDNDLLVTELYRDPSEDAITALSVYLTPKTSDSGNWIEIAYGTSSGTVRVIVQHPETVGSGPQLFQTFSVHRSPVTKIMLSEKHLTSVCADNNHVRTWTVTRFRGMISTQPGSTPLNSFKILSLEDIDGHGGCSAGTEIGPYGERDDQQVFIQRVVPDTDKVYVRLSSNGKRLCEVRSVDGTSITAFVVHECEGSSRIGSRPRRYLFTGHGNGSIQMWDLTTAMEIAGKVDAAVGGPTEEELLELLDQCDLALTRTPDMSPAASFTHSSTPGNSMCSLQSQTNEPTLRDKGARSLGPFMGSLPRPAPSGPFGRPREGPVSGAMGGLSHHPHHLGLSQVSLSSAGSPRPSRGGPPDSLRRGSFVERCQELAKSSEPEGGRRSLAVCSELEARLGFRTSSSSSSFSPASFFPAAATAPSLRRAPPPSPSPALAPSPAPAARAQPASAQPASSPSAEAAPTDAASSPAPESPASPASTSPKPRMNETSF